A window of the Dyadobacter pollutisoli genome harbors these coding sequences:
- a CDS encoding hemin-degrading factor, whose product MKSTLSPDRTELKERWSEFKVINPKTRIRDAARELNTTEAELLAAGIGENVILLEGDFRELIKEVGLLGHVMALTRNDHVVHERKGTYEKISFNNHVGLVLGPDIDLRLFLGDWKFGFAVSENDRHSLQFFNSYGEAAHKIYLTEKSNKGAYDALVGKYSAADQNLNLFFSPKPEKAVEAEALPDLDVAAFQAEWLALKDTHDFFTLLRKYKLSRKQALRHAPAGYAYQIEPGSMKPVFDAVSAAQLPIMVFVSNPNCIQIHTGPVNKIFVMGPWLNIMDPEFNLHLREDAIDEAWVVRKPTEDGIVTGIELIDKDGVMFNQFFGKRKPGIPELAEWPELIERTVTKAN is encoded by the coding sequence ATGAAATCAACCCTTTCACCGGATAGAACTGAATTAAAAGAGCGCTGGTCAGAATTTAAGGTGATCAATCCTAAAACGAGGATTCGTGATGCGGCCAGAGAACTGAACACGACAGAGGCGGAATTGCTGGCTGCCGGAATTGGTGAAAATGTGATCCTGCTCGAAGGAGACTTTCGCGAGCTGATCAAGGAAGTAGGCTTGCTGGGGCACGTGATGGCGCTCACCCGCAATGACCACGTGGTGCACGAGCGTAAAGGCACGTACGAGAAAATTTCTTTCAATAACCATGTTGGATTAGTGCTGGGACCCGATATTGATCTCAGGTTATTTCTGGGCGACTGGAAATTTGGTTTTGCGGTTTCAGAAAATGACCGGCACAGTCTTCAATTTTTTAATAGCTACGGCGAGGCCGCCCACAAAATTTATCTGACCGAAAAGAGCAACAAGGGAGCATACGACGCATTGGTCGGGAAGTATTCAGCCGCTGACCAGAACCTGAATTTATTTTTTTCCCCAAAGCCTGAGAAAGCTGTCGAAGCAGAAGCATTGCCTGACCTGGATGTCGCTGCTTTTCAGGCAGAATGGCTTGCTTTGAAGGACACACATGATTTTTTTACACTTCTTCGCAAATATAAGTTGTCCCGTAAACAGGCGCTGCGTCATGCGCCTGCCGGGTATGCATATCAGATTGAGCCGGGAAGTATGAAGCCGGTTTTCGATGCAGTTTCAGCTGCGCAGTTGCCGATTATGGTTTTTGTTTCCAATCCCAATTGCATCCAGATCCATACCGGGCCGGTAAACAAGATTTTTGTCATGGGGCCGTGGCTTAATATCATGGACCCGGAGTTTAACCTGCATTTGCGGGAAGATGCCATTGACGAGGCCTGGGTGGTGAGAAAACCAACGGAGGACGGAATCGTGACTGGTATTGAACTGATTGATAAAGACGGTGTAATGTTCAACCAGTTTTTCGGAAAGCGCAAGCCTGGCATTCCGGAGCTGGCCGAATGGCCTGAGCTGATCGAGCGCACCGTTACCAAAGCAAACTGA
- a CDS encoding heme ABC transporter ATP-binding protein, translated as MIAVRNVGFEVRNRRLLHEVSFDVHPGQFWAIVGANGAGKSTLIKLLSSELAPASGSVFFQGKDLKKYELKELAKKRAVLAQQNTITLSFSTQEIVLMGRYPFYDTEPEQRDLAIVDLCLKKVGIASLKDRLYPTLSGGEQQRVQLARTLAQIWETENGLLLLDEPTTGMDLLHQFETFQLAKVMTSRGFGVVAVVHDLNQALQYADQVLMLKGGQTFASGRAEDVLTEEHIKAVFGLNVQVIRPENTSYPIIVPQVAAALLSEN; from the coding sequence ATGATAGCGGTTCGCAACGTAGGGTTTGAGGTCAGAAACAGAAGGCTTTTGCATGAAGTCAGTTTCGACGTGCATCCCGGCCAGTTCTGGGCCATTGTAGGAGCAAATGGTGCAGGCAAATCAACGCTGATCAAGTTGCTTTCTTCTGAGCTTGCACCTGCTTCCGGCTCTGTTTTTTTTCAGGGAAAAGATTTGAAAAAATATGAACTGAAAGAACTGGCTAAGAAAAGAGCGGTACTAGCTCAGCAAAATACGATCACATTATCATTCTCAACGCAGGAAATCGTGCTCATGGGGAGGTACCCGTTTTACGATACCGAACCTGAGCAACGAGACCTGGCTATCGTTGATTTGTGTTTGAAAAAAGTAGGTATAGCAAGTCTAAAAGACAGGCTTTATCCTACACTCTCCGGTGGGGAGCAGCAAAGGGTACAGCTGGCACGCACGCTCGCCCAGATCTGGGAAACAGAAAACGGTCTCTTATTACTCGACGAACCGACGACCGGAATGGATTTGCTGCATCAGTTTGAGACTTTTCAGCTGGCCAAAGTAATGACTTCCCGCGGATTCGGCGTGGTAGCCGTGGTGCATGACCTGAATCAGGCTTTACAGTATGCAGACCAGGTTTTAATGCTGAAAGGCGGACAAACCTTTGCGTCGGGCCGGGCGGAAGATGTTTTGACAGAAGAGCACATTAAGGCAGTTTTTGGGTTAAATGTGCAAGTTATCCGGCCCGAAAACACCAGTTACCCGATCATTGTGCCGCAGGTTGCCGCGGCCTTATTAAGCGAAAATTAA
- a CDS encoding FecCD family ABC transporter permease translates to MIAEITSKPDSIKTGREIPEKHHLASSKGKMMWILSTLLVICVVFSAGNGAVHISVAELGEIIAFKLGLVNSTQVEEQKSIVFWVIRLPRVCLGVVIGAGLGIAGASLQGLFRNPIADSTLIGVTSGASLFAVFVIMLNVKYFGILNEIAGAYGISFVSFLGAAVTTYLVYQLSKVTGDGGGVTTLLLCGIAINALVGAITGLMTYIADDEQLRSITFWNLGSLGGANWTSVMAVTPFVAVSVFFMPYLAKALNLLVLGESQAASLGVNMKSLKRKVIILATMGVGASVAVAGTIGFVGLVVPHIIRATFGPSHRTLLAGSALGGAIVLTLADMLSRTIVAPTELPIGILTSLLGTPFFIYILWEQKRKRI, encoded by the coding sequence ATGATAGCCGAGATCACAAGCAAGCCGGATTCTATAAAAACAGGAAGAGAGATTCCTGAAAAGCACCATTTGGCTTCATCGAAAGGCAAAATGATGTGGATACTGAGCACGCTCCTGGTTATTTGCGTTGTTTTTTCGGCAGGTAACGGAGCGGTACATATTTCGGTAGCGGAACTGGGCGAGATCATTGCATTCAAACTTGGCCTTGTGAACAGTACCCAGGTTGAAGAGCAAAAATCCATTGTATTCTGGGTGATTCGCCTGCCTCGTGTATGCCTGGGTGTAGTGATAGGTGCAGGCCTGGGTATAGCAGGCGCGTCACTGCAGGGGCTTTTCCGCAATCCTATCGCCGATTCTACATTAATCGGGGTAACCTCGGGAGCATCATTGTTTGCGGTATTCGTCATCATGCTGAATGTGAAATATTTTGGAATATTGAATGAGATAGCGGGCGCTTACGGAATATCGTTTGTCTCGTTTTTGGGAGCAGCTGTCACTACTTATTTAGTATATCAATTATCCAAAGTCACCGGCGATGGGGGCGGTGTGACGACCCTTTTGCTTTGTGGAATTGCCATTAACGCATTGGTGGGGGCAATTACCGGTCTGATGACCTACATCGCCGACGACGAACAGCTTCGTTCTATTACATTCTGGAACCTGGGTAGCCTCGGTGGTGCCAACTGGACTTCTGTGATGGCGGTAACGCCTTTTGTAGCAGTTTCGGTATTCTTTATGCCCTATCTGGCAAAGGCCTTAAATCTGTTGGTACTGGGTGAAAGTCAGGCTGCTAGTCTGGGGGTTAATATGAAATCTCTCAAACGAAAAGTCATTATTTTGGCAACTATGGGAGTGGGAGCTTCGGTAGCAGTTGCTGGTACGATTGGCTTCGTAGGCCTGGTAGTCCCGCACATTATCAGGGCCACATTCGGGCCCAGCCACCGGACATTGCTGGCGGGATCGGCGTTGGGCGGGGCCATTGTTTTAACATTGGCGGATATGCTTTCTCGAACCATAGTAGCGCCGACAGAGCTGCCGATTGGTATTCTCACATCATTGCTGGGCACGCCTTTCTTCATTTATATTCTTTGGGAACAAAAAAGAAAGAGGATATGA
- a CDS encoding heme/hemin ABC transporter substrate-binding protein — translation MQTREFFKSFIVLFAIYLAGSCAFAGVNLKIVSANGTLSEILVGLGLEKQIVGVDVTSTYPATLDKIPKIGHNRSIAAEGILALNPDVVIYTNQSMLSPNVITQLNSSGKKVVEFKHEYTKEGAIKLIREVGSYFNAKAQAEKMVKSLQADLAKIPNATSPKKLLFIYARGTGTLMVAGTDTSPDKMFLLAGFKNAVQGFNDFKPLTAESLITANPDVLVLFSSGLESLEGIDGLLKVPGVANTNAGKNKKVISMDGQLLTGFGPRLGKAALELSQKAK, via the coding sequence ATGCAAACCCGTGAATTTTTTAAATCGTTTATTGTCCTTTTTGCTATCTACCTCGCGGGTAGCTGCGCATTTGCTGGTGTAAATTTAAAGATCGTCTCGGCTAACGGAACGCTGAGCGAAATCCTGGTCGGACTGGGCCTTGAAAAACAAATTGTAGGTGTGGACGTAACCAGTACCTATCCCGCAACCCTGGATAAAATTCCTAAAATCGGTCACAACCGGAGCATTGCTGCCGAAGGAATCCTTGCCCTGAACCCGGACGTGGTGATTTATACGAACCAAAGTATGTTGTCGCCCAATGTGATTACACAACTGAATAGCAGCGGTAAAAAAGTAGTTGAATTCAAACATGAATATACCAAGGAGGGTGCGATCAAGCTCATTCGCGAAGTAGGAAGCTATTTCAATGCCAAAGCGCAGGCTGAAAAGATGGTAAAAAGCCTGCAGGCTGATCTTGCCAAAATTCCTAACGCTACCAGTCCGAAAAAGCTGTTGTTCATTTACGCGAGAGGCACCGGTACCTTAATGGTGGCCGGTACGGACACTTCGCCAGATAAAATGTTCCTGCTCGCTGGTTTCAAAAATGCGGTGCAGGGTTTCAATGATTTCAAACCGTTGACGGCAGAATCGCTTATTACCGCTAATCCTGACGTACTCGTGCTTTTTTCAAGTGGGTTGGAAAGTCTGGAAGGGATTGATGGGCTTCTGAAAGTGCCCGGCGTAGCGAATACGAACGCTGGTAAGAACAAAAAAGTCATTTCAATGGACGGACAGCTGCTGACCGGTTTTGGGCCCCGGCTTGGAAAAGCGGCGCTTGAACTTTCGCAAAAAGCAAAATAA
- the dctA gene encoding C4-dicarboxylate transporter DctA, with amino-acid sequence MKKLLTNLTFWVLTAITCGALLGHYYPEKGVQMEILGKSFIQVVKIFINPIIFLTITLGIVGMGDLKKVGKVGAKALLYFEIVTTLALIVGVIVANILRPGDGVVTGNLQKGDISVYANKVHDFSWLQFFLDNVTLQVLLFSLVLGTVLSKYSGKDQIIHWLNFVSKYVFRALHLVMIFAPIGAFGGMAYTIGKYGIDTLLPLAKLMGTVYATMAIFIFGVLGFILRTYKISLWSYLKYIREELLIVLGTSSSEAALPSLMVKLERMGCSKPVVGLVVPAGYSFNLDGTTIYLSMATIFLAQVFNVHLTIGQILSLIGILMVTSKGAAGVTGSGFVVLASTLTAIKVIPVEGLALLLGVDRFMSEARAITNFIGNGVATIWLANNEKEFDRDKMHYAFENVKETENVITDNLTDRTQPEQTKL; translated from the coding sequence TTGAAAAAGCTATTGACCAACCTCACCTTCTGGGTTCTTACGGCCATTACCTGCGGGGCTCTTCTGGGCCATTATTATCCTGAAAAGGGGGTGCAAATGGAAATTTTGGGCAAGAGCTTTATTCAGGTTGTTAAGATCTTTATCAATCCTATCATTTTTCTGACCATTACGCTCGGGATCGTGGGCATGGGGGATTTGAAGAAAGTCGGGAAGGTGGGAGCTAAGGCACTTTTGTATTTCGAGATCGTGACTACGCTTGCATTAATAGTGGGGGTGATCGTGGCCAACATTCTTCGTCCCGGTGACGGCGTGGTGACTGGCAATCTTCAAAAAGGGGACATTTCGGTTTATGCCAATAAAGTGCACGATTTTAGCTGGCTGCAATTTTTTCTGGACAATGTCACTTTGCAGGTTTTGTTGTTCTCGCTGGTGCTGGGAACGGTTTTAAGTAAATATTCGGGTAAGGATCAGATCATTCACTGGCTGAATTTTGTCTCCAAATACGTTTTCCGCGCATTGCACCTGGTCATGATCTTCGCGCCGATCGGGGCATTTGGCGGGATGGCATATACGATTGGCAAGTATGGTATCGATACTTTGCTTCCACTTGCCAAGCTGATGGGCACAGTTTATGCGACGATGGCCATTTTCATTTTTGGCGTACTCGGCTTCATTCTCAGGACTTATAAAATCAGTTTGTGGTCGTACCTGAAATACATTCGGGAAGAACTGCTGATCGTTTTAGGTACATCGTCGTCGGAAGCTGCGCTGCCTTCGCTCATGGTAAAACTGGAAAGAATGGGCTGCTCCAAACCGGTGGTGGGACTGGTAGTACCGGCTGGGTATTCGTTTAATCTGGACGGAACGACGATTTACCTCTCCATGGCGACGATTTTCCTTGCGCAGGTTTTCAATGTACACCTTACTATCGGGCAGATTCTTTCATTGATCGGTATTTTAATGGTTACTTCGAAAGGCGCTGCCGGCGTTACCGGAAGCGGCTTTGTGGTACTGGCTTCTACATTGACGGCCATTAAGGTTATCCCGGTGGAAGGTCTGGCTTTACTACTGGGAGTTGACAGGTTTATGTCCGAGGCTCGTGCCATTACCAATTTCATCGGAAACGGAGTAGCGACTATCTGGCTTGCCAACAACGAAAAAGAATTCGACCGCGACAAAATGCACTACGCCTTCGAGAATGTCAAGGAAACGGAAAATGTGATCACGGATAATTTAACGGACCGGACTCAACCGGAGCAAACCAAGTTGTAG
- a CDS encoding DUF433 domain-containing protein, with protein sequence MKYQDFIVSDHRVMLGKPVVKGTRLTVEMILRKLGEGAENDDLLAMYPHLSKEAIQAVAL encoded by the coding sequence ATGAAATATCAGGATTTCATCGTTTCAGACCATCGCGTGATGCTGGGTAAACCAGTCGTTAAAGGCACGCGTCTGACTGTCGAGATGATTCTTCGTAAACTTGGCGAGGGAGCAGAAAACGACGATTTGCTGGCTATGTACCCTCATTTAAGTAAAGAGGCAATACAGGCGGTGGCTCTCTAA
- a CDS encoding M3 family oligoendopeptidase gives MTTQETVHIPTRSKRVFIGEEFDLKKWEDLEPFFENLKNRDINSAEDLKQWFSDRSEIESYLSENFAWRYIRQTCDTANQSLISALQFFITEIQPKLAEYGNALDKKVVDSPYLDQLTAPGFAITLRGMKKAIEIFRDENIPLITEMQTEERHYGAIAGAMTVTLDGEEMTLQKAADRLQSTDRAIREEAWRAISGRRYEDHGKLDELLNKLVGLRNQVGKNAGFDNYRDYMFAAMGRFDYTPEDCFNFHGSVKKAVVPLLNDMASGRKDALKVEQLRPWDTKVDPKGLPPLKPFSTGEELLDKTIRCFSRLDPFLGDCLRIMKTMKHLDLESRKGKAPGGYNYPLDEIGVPFIFMNATSNLRDMVTLLHEGGHAVHSLVTRDLALNAFKHTPSEVAELASMSMELITMDFWDEFFEDENDLKRAKIQHLESIIETLPWVATVDKFQHWMYENPQHTPEQRTEAWVRIYEEFTDTIMDWSGIENFKKYLWQRQLHIYEVPFYYIEYGIAQLGAIGVWKNYREDSAKGLKGYLDALKLGYTATIGEIYQAANIPFDFSEQHISDLMQFVRNELEELKK, from the coding sequence ATGACAACTCAGGAAACAGTACATATACCAACCCGTTCGAAAAGGGTTTTTATTGGAGAAGAATTTGATCTGAAGAAATGGGAAGACCTGGAACCGTTCTTCGAAAATCTGAAAAATCGTGACATCAATTCTGCTGAGGACCTCAAACAATGGTTTTCAGACCGCAGTGAAATCGAGTCTTATCTGTCCGAAAACTTTGCATGGCGCTACATTCGCCAGACATGCGACACTGCCAACCAAAGTCTGATCAGCGCATTGCAGTTTTTCATTACTGAAATTCAACCTAAACTGGCTGAGTACGGAAATGCGCTTGACAAAAAAGTGGTAGATAGCCCATACCTCGACCAACTAACCGCACCCGGGTTTGCGATCACGCTTCGTGGCATGAAAAAAGCCATTGAAATATTCCGTGATGAAAACATTCCGCTGATTACCGAAATGCAAACCGAAGAGCGTCACTACGGCGCCATTGCCGGAGCGATGACAGTGACATTGGATGGAGAGGAAATGACTTTGCAAAAAGCAGCTGACCGACTTCAATCCACCGATCGTGCGATTCGTGAAGAAGCCTGGCGGGCGATCAGCGGGCGACGCTACGAGGATCATGGCAAACTGGATGAGCTGCTTAATAAACTGGTAGGATTAAGAAACCAGGTTGGTAAAAACGCCGGTTTCGACAACTACCGCGACTATATGTTCGCCGCAATGGGCCGATTTGACTACACACCTGAGGATTGCTTCAACTTTCACGGATCGGTCAAAAAAGCGGTGGTTCCGTTATTGAACGACATGGCGTCCGGACGAAAAGACGCATTAAAAGTAGAGCAGCTTCGTCCGTGGGATACCAAAGTAGACCCGAAAGGCCTGCCTCCATTGAAACCATTTTCAACTGGTGAAGAGCTACTGGATAAAACGATCCGTTGTTTTTCAAGGCTTGATCCATTCCTGGGCGACTGCCTGAGAATCATGAAAACGATGAAACACCTCGACCTGGAATCGAGGAAAGGGAAGGCTCCGGGAGGGTATAACTATCCGCTCGACGAAATTGGCGTTCCTTTTATTTTCATGAATGCGACTTCCAACCTGCGCGATATGGTTACGCTCCTGCACGAGGGCGGGCACGCGGTACATTCGCTGGTAACGCGGGATCTTGCATTGAATGCGTTCAAACATACGCCTTCGGAAGTGGCCGAGCTCGCTTCCATGTCGATGGAGCTGATCACAATGGATTTCTGGGATGAGTTTTTTGAAGATGAAAATGATCTGAAACGCGCCAAGATCCAGCATCTGGAATCGATCATTGAAACACTTCCCTGGGTAGCTACGGTTGACAAATTCCAACATTGGATGTACGAGAACCCGCAACATACGCCAGAACAACGGACGGAAGCATGGGTGCGTATCTACGAAGAATTTACTGACACGATTATGGATTGGTCAGGAATTGAAAACTTCAAAAAGTACCTGTGGCAGCGCCAGCTTCACATTTATGAAGTACCATTCTATTACATTGAATACGGAATAGCGCAGCTGGGAGCGATCGGGGTTTGGAAAAATTACCGTGAGGACTCCGCAAAAGGACTGAAAGGTTACCTCGATGCGTTGAAGCTGGGCTATACCGCTACGATCGGCGAAATATACCAGGCGGCCAACATTCCGTTCGATTTCTCGGAACAACACATTTCAGATTTAATGCAGTTTGTACGTAATGAACTGGAAGAGTTAAAAAAATAG
- a CDS encoding NAD-dependent epimerase/dehydratase family protein, which yields MNIALVTGSAGLIGSESVAFLADKFDLVIGVDNNLREYFFGADGNTAWNKSRIESAYSNYKHYSADIREVSQLEPIFKEYGTDIKLIIHAAAQPSHDWAAREPFTDFGVNAVGTLNMLEMTRLHSPEAVFIFTSTNKVYGDNPNYLPLVELETRWEIDESHAYFTNGIDENHSIDHTKHSIFGASKVAADIMVQEYGRYFGMKTAVFRGGCLTGPNHSGAQLHGFLAYLMKCAITGNHYTIFGYKGKQVRDNIHSHDLVNMFWHFYQNPRPGEVYNAGGGRFANCSMLEAIALCEQITGNKLSYSYSDTNRIGDHIWYVSDLTKFKSHYPGWNWEYGLVETLTQIHDGISSRLGVKTV from the coding sequence ATGAATATAGCTTTGGTAACCGGCTCAGCCGGATTGATAGGAAGTGAATCGGTTGCTTTTTTGGCTGATAAATTTGATCTGGTCATTGGAGTTGATAATAACCTTCGGGAATACTTTTTCGGAGCAGACGGGAATACAGCGTGGAACAAAAGCCGGATCGAAAGCGCATATAGCAACTACAAGCATTATTCAGCCGATATTCGTGAAGTAAGCCAGCTGGAACCGATTTTCAAAGAGTACGGAACCGACATTAAGCTCATCATTCACGCTGCTGCACAACCCAGCCACGACTGGGCAGCCCGCGAACCCTTTACCGATTTCGGGGTCAATGCAGTAGGCACATTGAATATGCTTGAAATGACCCGTCTTCACTCACCTGAGGCTGTGTTCATTTTTACTTCAACAAACAAGGTTTACGGCGACAATCCTAACTACCTTCCATTGGTAGAGCTGGAAACACGCTGGGAAATTGACGAAAGCCACGCATACTTCACAAACGGTATCGACGAAAACCATAGCATTGACCATACCAAACATTCTATCTTCGGCGCTTCCAAAGTTGCTGCTGATATCATGGTTCAGGAATATGGTCGCTATTTCGGCATGAAAACAGCCGTTTTCCGCGGCGGATGTCTTACGGGACCAAATCATTCAGGCGCCCAGTTGCACGGGTTTTTGGCTTACCTGATGAAATGCGCGATTACCGGCAATCATTACACCATTTTCGGCTATAAAGGAAAACAGGTTCGTGACAACATTCACAGCCACGACCTTGTAAATATGTTCTGGCATTTCTACCAGAACCCACGTCCGGGCGAAGTTTACAATGCTGGTGGTGGCCGTTTTGCCAACTGCTCTATGCTGGAAGCCATTGCATTATGTGAGCAAATCACTGGAAACAAGCTTTCTTACTCTTATTCAGATACAAACAGGATCGGTGACCACATCTGGTATGTGAGCGACCTTACCAAATTCAAATCCCACTACCCTGGCTGGAACTGGGAATACGGTCTGGTAGAAACTTTAACGCAGATCCACGACGGTATCTCTTCCCGACTAGGCGTTAAAACGGTATAA
- a CDS encoding glycosyltransferase, translating to MPENFVIIIPQFNDWEALNLLIQKINADLNAPILKNTTLLVVDDCSSKSRTQPFASFEGKEIKVLRLYRNLGHQKAIAIGLSYVAEHMPTDKVIVMDADGEDAPGDINKLAARSLEEPDKIIFAERNKRTESLLFRSFYVIYKLLFKLLTGKVITFGNFSLIPQSRLQNLVRVSEIWNNYPGGIIKSRIPYDSVLTNRATRLAGESKMNFVSLVLHGLSAISVMVDTTAVRILIFSIFMSGVAIAFIFFIVFLKLIGNATPGWASTLGSTLMILMLQSFLISLFLVFMVLQYRSQQHFIPAVHYRDFVEKVDTFN from the coding sequence ATGCCAGAAAATTTTGTCATTATCATTCCTCAATTCAATGACTGGGAGGCACTAAACCTGCTGATACAAAAGATTAATGCGGACCTAAACGCTCCGATATTAAAAAACACCACATTACTAGTTGTCGACGACTGCTCTTCCAAGTCAAGAACGCAGCCATTTGCATCGTTTGAAGGGAAAGAAATAAAAGTGCTCAGGCTCTACCGGAATCTGGGCCATCAAAAAGCAATTGCGATCGGTCTGTCGTATGTTGCGGAACACATGCCTACCGACAAGGTGATCGTCATGGACGCAGATGGTGAAGACGCTCCTGGCGATATCAACAAACTGGCAGCCAGATCCTTGGAAGAACCTGACAAGATTATTTTTGCCGAGAGAAACAAGCGTACAGAAAGTTTGCTTTTCCGCTCGTTTTATGTGATTTACAAATTGCTTTTCAAGCTCCTGACCGGGAAAGTGATCACATTCGGAAATTTCAGTCTGATCCCACAAAGCCGGCTGCAAAACCTGGTACGCGTTTCAGAGATCTGGAACAACTATCCGGGCGGTATCATTAAATCCCGCATTCCTTACGACTCGGTACTGACTAACCGGGCAACCAGATTGGCCGGCGAAAGCAAAATGAATTTCGTTTCACTGGTACTACACGGTTTAAGTGCCATTTCAGTAATGGTCGACACCACAGCGGTCAGGATCCTGATATTCTCGATCTTTATGTCCGGGGTAGCCATCGCATTCATATTTTTTATTGTTTTCCTGAAACTGATCGGCAATGCGACGCCGGGTTGGGCCTCTACATTAGGCAGCACATTAATGATCCTGATGCTGCAATCCTTTCTGATCTCTCTTTTTCTAGTGTTTATGGTACTTCAGTACCGTTCGCAGCAACATTTCATCCCGGCCGTACATTACCGCGATTTCGTAGAAAAAGTAGACACTTTCAACTAA
- a CDS encoding RrF2 family transcriptional regulator: MISKKAKYALKALKVLAEQYGKGPVLISYIAEKEKIPKKFLEAILLDLRNNGVLQSQKGKGGGYLLRVPPGEVNFSKVLRIIDGPIAPALCVSMFFYGRCDDCKDEETCSLRTVLERWRDANLAVLDKTTLNDLLQAENAEPTDILS, translated from the coding sequence ATGATTTCAAAAAAAGCAAAATACGCCCTGAAGGCCTTGAAAGTTTTGGCAGAGCAATACGGAAAAGGACCCGTATTGATATCTTATATTGCTGAAAAAGAGAAGATTCCGAAGAAATTTCTGGAAGCGATCTTACTCGATCTTCGCAATAATGGTGTGCTGCAGAGCCAAAAAGGGAAGGGTGGTGGATATTTATTAAGAGTGCCGCCGGGCGAGGTGAATTTTTCCAAAGTCTTGCGGATTATCGACGGGCCCATAGCTCCTGCACTTTGCGTTTCGATGTTCTTCTACGGAAGGTGCGACGATTGCAAGGATGAGGAAACGTGCAGCCTGCGCACAGTATTGGAAAGATGGAGAGACGCTAATCTTGCGGTTTTGGATAAAACCACATTGAATGACCTTCTTCAGGCCGAGAATGCAGAGCCTACGGACATATTATCGTAG